A DNA window from Motilibacter rhizosphaerae contains the following coding sequences:
- a CDS encoding SemiSWEET family sugar transporter: MTLATLGLLAGALTTGAWLPQLLRTWRRGSAEDISWPYLLVFGSGVVGWLVYGVLQRDVAICAANGLTLALLSGLVALKAGVLMRVRA; this comes from the coding sequence ATGACCCTCGCCACCCTCGGCCTGCTCGCCGGCGCCCTCACCACGGGCGCCTGGCTGCCCCAGCTGCTGCGCACGTGGCGGCGGGGCAGCGCGGAGGACATCTCCTGGCCGTACCTGCTGGTGTTCGGCAGCGGCGTCGTCGGCTGGCTGGTCTACGGCGTGCTGCAGCGCGACGTCGCGATCTGCGCCGCCAACGGGCTCACGCTCGCCCTCCTCAGTGGTCTCGTGGCACTGAAGGCGGGCGTGCTCATGCGGGTGCGCGCGTAG
- a CDS encoding IclR family transcriptional regulator, producing MDKGSGVGVLDKAASVLNALESGPMTLAALVAATGLARPTAHRLAVALEHHRLVSRDISGRFVLGPRCGELAAAAGEDRLVAVAGPVLTALQEQTGESTQVYRRQGDNRVCVAAVERAVGLRDSIPVGTALSMAAGSAAQVLLAWEEPERMHKGLRGAKFTAPNLAAVRRRGWAASVGEREAGVASVSAPVRGPGAKVVAAVSISGPIERLTRQPGRLHAPALLAAAARLSEALTRPS from the coding sequence ATGGACAAGGGTAGCGGAGTCGGCGTACTCGACAAAGCGGCGTCGGTGCTCAACGCCCTGGAGTCGGGTCCGATGACCCTCGCCGCGCTGGTCGCGGCCACCGGGCTGGCCCGGCCGACGGCGCACCGGCTGGCCGTCGCACTGGAGCACCACCGGCTGGTGTCACGGGACATCTCGGGCAGGTTCGTGCTCGGGCCGCGGTGCGGCGAGCTCGCGGCAGCGGCGGGCGAGGACCGGCTGGTCGCGGTCGCCGGGCCCGTGCTGACCGCGCTGCAGGAGCAGACCGGGGAGAGCACGCAGGTCTACCGGCGCCAGGGGGACAACCGCGTCTGCGTCGCTGCGGTCGAGCGTGCCGTCGGCCTGCGCGACAGCATCCCCGTGGGTACGGCGCTGAGCATGGCGGCAGGGTCCGCGGCCCAGGTGCTGCTGGCCTGGGAGGAGCCCGAGCGGATGCACAAGGGGCTGCGCGGCGCGAAGTTCACCGCGCCGAACCTCGCCGCCGTCCGCCGCAGGGGCTGGGCGGCCTCGGTCGGGGAGCGCGAGGCCGGCGTCGCGTCGGTCTCCGCACCCGTACGCGGTCCCGGCGCGAAGGTCGTCGCCGCGGTGAGCATCTCCGGCCCCATCGAGCGGCTCACGCGCCAGCCCGGCCGCCTGCACGCGCCCGCCCTGCTCGCGGCCGCGGCGCGGCTGTCCGAGGCGCTGACCCGCCCGTCCTGA
- a CDS encoding fumarylacetoacetate hydrolase family protein: MRIARFSRGDAVSFGVIDGDPAQPDSLSVTAIAGHPFAPFQLAGEPTHLSEVRLLAPVLPSKVVGVGKNYAEHAREMGGEAPPVPPIFLKPSTSVIGPQESISLPHGHGEVHHEAELAIVIGRLCRDVPVARAHEVILGFTCGNDVTDRDLQKSDGQWARAKGADTYCPLGPWIDTTVDPADLRISATVNGEVRQDGTTADLLTGVSELVALVSAAFTLLPGDVILTGTPAGVGRIDEGDEVAVSIEGIGTLSNRVVARA; this comes from the coding sequence GTGCGTATCGCGAGGTTCTCCCGTGGCGACGCGGTGTCCTTCGGCGTGATCGACGGCGACCCGGCCCAGCCGGACTCCCTGTCGGTGACGGCGATCGCCGGGCACCCGTTCGCGCCCTTCCAGCTCGCCGGCGAGCCGACCCACCTCTCCGAGGTCCGGCTGCTGGCGCCCGTCCTGCCCAGCAAGGTCGTCGGCGTCGGCAAGAACTACGCCGAGCACGCGCGCGAGATGGGCGGCGAAGCGCCTCCGGTGCCGCCGATCTTCCTCAAGCCGAGCACGTCGGTCATCGGCCCGCAGGAGTCGATCTCGCTGCCGCACGGGCACGGCGAGGTCCACCACGAGGCCGAGCTCGCCATCGTCATCGGGCGGCTCTGCCGCGACGTGCCCGTCGCCCGCGCGCACGAGGTGATCCTCGGGTTCACGTGCGGCAACGACGTGACCGACCGCGACCTGCAGAAGTCCGACGGGCAGTGGGCGCGGGCCAAGGGCGCCGACACGTACTGCCCGCTGGGGCCGTGGATCGACACGACCGTCGATCCCGCGGACCTGCGGATCAGCGCGACCGTCAACGGCGAGGTGCGCCAGGACGGCACCACGGCGGACCTGCTGACAGGGGTCTCCGAACTGGTGGCCCTGGTCTCCGCGGCGTTCACGCTGCTCCCCGGCGACGTCATCCTCACCGGCACTCCTGCCGGCGTCGGCCGCATCGACGAGGGCGACGAGGTGGCGGTGTCCATCGAGGGCATCGGCACGCTGAGCAACAGGGTGGTGGCCCGTGCCTGA
- the gltX gene encoding glutamate--tRNA ligase, translating to MPDSPIRVRFCPSPTGNPHVGLVRTALFNWAWARHVGGTFVFRIEDTDAARDSEESYDALLDTLRWLGLDWDEGPEVGGPHAPYRQSQRMDLYADVARRLLEAGLAYESFSTPEEVEARRRAAGQDPKLGYDGADRGTSAEQAAAYRAEGRTPVLRLRMPDEDLVFDDLVRGEVRFAAGSVPDFVIVRGDGSPLYPLVNPVDDVLMGITHVLRGEDLLSSTPRQLALYRALGQIGVGSGEPPLFGHLPYVMGEGNKKLSKRDPQSAIGYYRDAGFIPEGLLNYLALLGWSIADDHDVFSLAEMVEAFDISRVNPNPARFDLKKCEAINAEWIRRLAPEDFAVRAARQLQLDGYVADPPTAEQQRLLDGATPLVQERVTLLAQVSAMTGFLFTDEVVVAEDARGQLDAAVLDAAASALEALGEWDTAAIEAALRAALVDGLGLKPKNAFGPVRVAVTGRRVSPPLFESMELLGRESSLSRLRAARASLG from the coding sequence GTGCCTGACAGCCCGATCCGCGTCCGCTTCTGCCCGTCCCCGACGGGCAACCCGCACGTCGGCCTGGTCCGCACCGCGCTGTTCAACTGGGCCTGGGCCCGTCACGTAGGCGGCACCTTCGTCTTCCGCATCGAGGACACCGATGCCGCACGCGACTCCGAGGAGTCGTACGACGCCCTCCTGGACACGTTGCGCTGGCTCGGTCTGGACTGGGACGAGGGCCCCGAGGTCGGCGGCCCGCACGCGCCCTACCGCCAGTCGCAGCGGATGGACCTCTACGCCGACGTCGCGCGCCGGCTGCTCGAGGCAGGGCTCGCGTACGAGTCGTTCTCGACGCCCGAGGAGGTCGAGGCGCGCCGCCGGGCGGCCGGCCAGGACCCGAAGCTCGGCTACGACGGCGCCGACCGCGGGACGAGCGCGGAGCAGGCCGCCGCGTACCGCGCGGAGGGGCGGACCCCCGTCCTGCGCCTGCGGATGCCCGACGAGGACCTCGTCTTCGACGACCTGGTGCGCGGCGAGGTGCGCTTCGCAGCAGGCAGCGTGCCGGACTTCGTCATCGTGCGCGGTGACGGCTCGCCGCTCTACCCGCTGGTCAACCCCGTCGACGACGTGCTCATGGGCATCACCCACGTGCTCCGCGGCGAGGACCTGCTCTCCTCGACGCCTCGCCAGCTCGCGCTCTACCGCGCGCTCGGGCAGATCGGCGTCGGCAGCGGTGAGCCTCCGCTGTTCGGCCACCTGCCCTACGTCATGGGCGAGGGCAACAAGAAGCTCTCCAAGCGCGACCCGCAGTCCGCGATCGGCTACTACCGGGACGCGGGCTTCATCCCCGAGGGGCTGCTGAACTACCTGGCTCTGCTGGGCTGGTCGATCGCCGACGACCACGACGTCTTCTCCCTCGCCGAGATGGTCGAGGCGTTCGACATCAGCCGCGTCAACCCCAACCCCGCGCGCTTCGACCTCAAGAAGTGCGAGGCCATCAACGCGGAGTGGATCCGCCGCCTCGCGCCGGAGGACTTCGCGGTGCGGGCCGCCCGCCAGCTCCAGCTCGACGGGTACGTCGCCGACCCGCCCACTGCTGAGCAGCAGCGGCTCCTCGACGGCGCGACCCCGCTGGTGCAGGAGCGCGTGACGTTGCTGGCGCAGGTCTCCGCGATGACCGGGTTCCTGTTCACCGACGAGGTCGTCGTCGCCGAGGACGCCCGCGGCCAGCTCGACGCTGCCGTGCTCGACGCCGCGGCGTCCGCGCTCGAGGCCCTGGGGGAGTGGGACACTGCGGCGATCGAGGCCGCCCTGCGCGCCGCGCTCGTCGACGGGCTGGGGCTTAAGCCGAAGAACGCCTTCGGCCCCGTACGCGTCGCCGTGACCGGCCGCCGCGTCTCGCCGCCGCTGTTCGAGTCGATGGAGCTGCTCGGCCGGGAGTCCTCGCTGTCCCGGCTGCGCGCCGCGCGCGCCTCGCTCGGCTGA
- the cimA gene encoding citramalate synthase: protein MSPVDDFQVYDTTLRDGAQQEGLALTVADKLAIARHLDDLGVGFIEGGWPGASPKDTEFFRRAQTELELRHATLAAFGSTRRAGVRAADDPLVAALRDSQAPVVTLVAKSHALHVEKALRTDLAEGLAMLRDTVTHLRAEGRRVFVDAEHFFDGYRYDPQYALEFVRVAAESGAEVVALCDTNGGLLPDELTDTVHAVLQGSAAKLGIHCHNDAGCAVANTLAAVEAGATHVQGTLNGYGERTGNADLVTIVANLELKKRMKLLQGTGLVEATRVAHAVSEITNIPPYARQPYVGSSAFAHKAGLHASAIKVDPDLYQHTDPSYVGNDMRLLVSEMAGRASVELKGRELGYDLSGDRVLVTRLTDRVKAMEAQGYTFEAADASFELLLLEEVEGRRRSWFDVESWRVAVDSRGNAHSEAVVAEATVKVHAGGARHAAIGEGNGPVNALDAGLRQALRTAYPVLDGFELVDYKVRIVDAGNGTGTGALTRVLITTSDERGETWTTVGVGANIIQASWEALVDALSFGLLRAGVPAAG from the coding sequence ATGAGCCCGGTCGACGACTTCCAGGTCTACGACACGACGCTGCGCGACGGCGCGCAGCAGGAGGGCCTCGCGCTCACCGTCGCCGACAAGCTGGCGATCGCGCGGCACCTCGACGACCTCGGCGTCGGCTTCATCGAGGGCGGCTGGCCCGGTGCGAGCCCGAAGGACACGGAGTTCTTCCGCCGTGCGCAGACCGAGCTCGAGCTCCGGCACGCGACGCTCGCGGCCTTCGGCTCGACGCGGAGGGCGGGCGTACGCGCCGCCGACGACCCGCTGGTCGCCGCCCTGCGCGACTCGCAGGCCCCGGTCGTGACGCTCGTCGCGAAGTCCCACGCGCTGCACGTGGAGAAGGCGCTGCGCACCGACCTCGCCGAGGGCTTGGCGATGCTGCGCGACACCGTGACGCACCTGCGCGCGGAGGGACGGCGGGTCTTCGTCGACGCCGAGCACTTCTTCGACGGCTACCGCTACGACCCGCAGTACGCCCTGGAGTTCGTCCGCGTCGCAGCCGAGTCCGGCGCCGAGGTCGTGGCGCTCTGCGACACCAACGGCGGCCTGCTGCCCGACGAGCTGACCGACACGGTGCACGCGGTCCTCCAGGGCAGCGCCGCGAAGCTCGGCATCCACTGCCACAACGACGCCGGCTGCGCGGTCGCGAACACGCTCGCCGCCGTCGAGGCGGGGGCGACGCACGTGCAGGGGACGCTCAACGGCTACGGCGAGCGCACCGGCAACGCCGACCTCGTGACGATCGTGGCCAACCTCGAGCTCAAGAAGCGCATGAAGCTGCTGCAGGGAACGGGGTTGGTGGAGGCGACGCGGGTCGCGCACGCCGTCAGCGAGATCACCAACATCCCGCCGTACGCCCGGCAGCCCTACGTCGGCAGCAGCGCGTTCGCGCACAAGGCCGGCCTGCACGCCAGCGCCATCAAGGTCGACCCCGACCTCTACCAGCACACCGACCCGTCCTACGTCGGCAACGACATGCGCCTGCTCGTCTCCGAGATGGCCGGCCGCGCCAGCGTCGAGCTCAAGGGCCGCGAGCTCGGCTACGACCTGTCGGGCGACCGCGTGCTCGTCACCCGGCTGACCGACCGGGTCAAGGCGATGGAGGCGCAGGGCTACACCTTCGAGGCCGCCGACGCGAGCTTCGAACTGCTGCTGCTCGAGGAGGTGGAGGGCAGGCGCCGCAGCTGGTTCGACGTCGAGTCGTGGCGCGTCGCCGTGGACTCCCGCGGCAACGCGCACTCCGAGGCCGTCGTCGCCGAGGCGACGGTCAAGGTGCACGCCGGGGGAGCGCGGCACGCGGCGATCGGCGAGGGCAACGGCCCCGTCAACGCGCTCGACGCGGGCCTCCGGCAGGCGCTGCGCACCGCGTACCCCGTCCTGGACGGGTTCGAGCTCGTCGACTACAAGGTGCGCATCGTCGACGCCGGCAACGGCACGGGCACGGGCGCGCTGACCCGCGTGCTCATCACGACGAGCGACGAGCGCGGCGAGACCTGGACGACGGTGGGCGTGGGGGCGAACATCATCCAGGCCTCGTGGGAGGCGCTGGTCGACGCGCTGTCGTTCGGGCTGCTGCGCGCGGGGGTCCCGGCGGCGGGCTGA
- a CDS encoding LacI family DNA-binding transcriptional regulator has protein sequence MARITLDDVAREAGVSRMTVSNTYGYPERVAPATRERVLHAASTLGYGGPSAVGRTLRRGSTGVLGLLLNEALPYAFTDPGTSSFMRGLAEEAAAQELSLQIVQAVGDRARTRVMDSAVDAFVALALEEDDPGLAAVLDRRIPLVTLGSPALPGVPHLGVDNLAGARAAAEHAVGLGYERFVVLVWELGAGVARERLQGYRAALPVEPEVLRCRGNTRAEGRATAARLLDTMGDRRTAVLAATDVLALGVLAAARDRGVSVPDRLGVVGFDDVEEAATSGPSLTTVHQDLAEQGRECVLRLAGLLATPTAPAPHHLVARESTS, from the coding sequence ATGGCCAGGATCACGCTCGACGACGTCGCCCGCGAGGCGGGCGTCTCGCGCATGACCGTGTCCAACACGTACGGCTACCCCGAGCGCGTCGCCCCCGCCACCCGCGAGCGGGTGCTGCACGCCGCCAGCACGCTCGGCTACGGCGGTCCCAGCGCGGTCGGCCGCACCCTGCGGCGCGGGTCGACCGGCGTGCTGGGGCTGCTGCTCAACGAGGCCCTGCCGTACGCCTTCACCGACCCGGGCACCTCGTCGTTCATGCGCGGCCTCGCCGAGGAGGCTGCCGCCCAGGAGCTGTCGCTGCAGATCGTCCAGGCCGTGGGAGACCGCGCGCGCACCCGCGTGATGGACAGCGCGGTCGACGCGTTCGTCGCGCTCGCGCTCGAGGAGGACGACCCGGGGCTCGCCGCGGTCCTCGACCGGCGCATCCCGCTGGTCACGCTCGGCAGCCCGGCACTGCCCGGCGTCCCGCACCTCGGCGTGGACAACCTCGCGGGGGCGCGCGCGGCCGCCGAGCACGCCGTGGGCCTCGGCTACGAGCGGTTCGTGGTCCTCGTCTGGGAGCTGGGCGCGGGCGTGGCCCGCGAGCGCCTCCAGGGCTACCGCGCGGCGCTGCCCGTGGAGCCCGAGGTCCTCCGCTGCCGCGGCAACACCCGCGCCGAGGGCCGCGCGACCGCTGCGCGGCTGCTCGACACGATGGGCGACCGACGTACGGCCGTGCTGGCGGCGACCGACGTCCTCGCCCTCGGCGTCCTCGCCGCCGCCCGCGACCGCGGGGTCAGCGTCCCCGACCGGCTCGGCGTCGTCGGCTTCGACGACGTCGAGGAGGCCGCGACGAGCGGCCCCAGCCTCACCACCGTCCACCAGGACCTCGCCGAGCAGGGCCGGGAGTGCGTGCTGCGCCTCGCCGGCCTGCTCGCCACCCCCACCGCACCCGCCCCGCACCACCTCGTCGCCAGGGAGAGCACGTCATGA
- a CDS encoding branched-chain amino acid aminotransferase, whose translation MALVRKPTSNPLGAAERTALLEDPGFGRVFTDHMVHIRWDSAQGWHDGELVPYGPLALDPATAVFHYAQEIFEGLKAYRQPDGSVAVFRPQANAERLRRSARRMAMAELPDELFLESVEALVQQDLDWVPTKDGQALYLRPFVIATEVGLGVRPSAAYSYLLIASPVGAYFPRGVHPVTVWLSTEFTRAAPGGTGEAKTGGNYAASLIAQQQAAAQGCDQVVWLDAAEHRWVEEMGGMNLCFVYGTGSDARIVTPELTGTLLPGITRDSLLTLAGDLGYAVEERRISTEEWREGNASGAISEVFACGTAAVITPVGQVKSAAGEWSVGDGGSGPVALQLRQALLDIQHGAAPDPHGWMHRIG comes from the coding sequence ATGGCCCTCGTCCGCAAGCCCACCAGCAACCCGCTCGGCGCCGCCGAGCGCACCGCCCTGCTCGAGGACCCCGGTTTCGGCCGGGTGTTTACCGACCACATGGTGCACATCCGCTGGGACAGCGCGCAGGGCTGGCACGACGGCGAGCTGGTGCCCTACGGCCCGCTCGCGCTGGACCCGGCCACGGCGGTCTTCCACTACGCGCAGGAGATCTTCGAGGGGCTCAAGGCCTACCGGCAGCCCGACGGCAGCGTCGCGGTGTTCCGCCCGCAGGCCAACGCGGAGCGGCTGCGCCGCAGCGCCCGTCGCATGGCGATGGCCGAGCTGCCCGACGAGCTCTTCCTCGAGTCGGTCGAGGCGCTCGTCCAGCAGGACCTCGACTGGGTGCCGACGAAGGACGGTCAGGCGCTCTACCTCCGCCCGTTCGTCATCGCGACGGAGGTCGGACTCGGCGTGCGGCCGAGCGCGGCGTACTCCTACCTGCTCATCGCCTCGCCGGTCGGCGCGTACTTCCCCCGCGGCGTGCACCCCGTGACGGTCTGGCTGTCGACGGAGTTCACCCGGGCCGCACCCGGCGGCACCGGCGAGGCCAAGACCGGCGGCAACTACGCCGCGTCCCTCATCGCGCAGCAGCAGGCCGCGGCGCAGGGGTGCGACCAGGTCGTCTGGCTCGACGCGGCAGAGCACCGCTGGGTCGAGGAGATGGGCGGCATGAACCTCTGCTTCGTCTACGGCACGGGCTCGGACGCGCGCATCGTCACGCCCGAGCTGACCGGCACACTGCTCCCCGGCATCACCCGCGACAGCCTGCTGACGCTGGCGGGCGACCTCGGCTACGCGGTCGAGGAGCGGCGCATCTCCACCGAGGAGTGGCGCGAGGGCAACGCCTCGGGCGCGATCAGCGAGGTCTTCGCCTGCGGCACCGCGGCGGTCATCACGCCCGTCGGCCAGGTGAAGTCGGCGGCGGGGGAGTGGAGCGTCGGCGACGGCGGTTCCGGGCCGGTGGCCCTGCAGCTGCGCCAGGCGCTGCTCGACATCCAGCACGGCGCGGCGCCCGACCCGCACGGCTGGATGCACCGCATCGGCTGA
- the leuC gene encoding 3-isopropylmalate dehydratase large subunit codes for MGKTLAEKVWESHVVRSAEGEPDLLYIDLHLVHEVTSPQAFDGLRLAGRQVRRPDLTIATEDHNVPTFGPSVTEGAPIADLVSRTQVETLRRNCEEFGIRLHPMGDQGQGIVHVIGPQLGLTQPGATVVCGDSHTSTHGAFGALAFGIGTSEVEHVLATQTLPLKPFKTMAITVEGELPDGVTAKDIILAVIAKIGTGGGQGHVLEYRGEAIRALSMEGRMTICNMSIEAGARAGMIAPDETTFAYLQGRPHAPQGADWDAAVESWRQLVTDDDAVFDREVVLQAADLAPFVTWGTNPGQGLPLSASVPDPADFTDEQQRQAAQRALDYMGLQPGTPLREIAVDTVFLGSCTNGRIEDLRAAAQVLEGRRVADGVRMLVVPGSVLVKQQAEEEGLDRVFSAAGAEWRGAGCSMCLAMNPDKLAPGERSASTSNRNFEGRQGAGGRTHLVSPQVAAATAVTGRLAAPADLQPAPVPVGA; via the coding sequence ATGGGCAAGACGCTGGCGGAGAAGGTCTGGGAGTCGCACGTCGTGCGGAGCGCCGAGGGCGAGCCCGACCTGCTCTACATCGACCTGCACCTGGTGCACGAGGTGACGAGCCCGCAGGCGTTCGACGGGCTCCGGCTCGCCGGGCGCCAGGTGCGCCGGCCCGACCTCACCATCGCCACCGAGGACCACAACGTGCCGACCTTCGGCCCGTCGGTCACCGAGGGGGCGCCCATCGCCGACCTCGTCTCGCGAACGCAGGTCGAGACCCTGCGCCGCAACTGCGAGGAGTTCGGCATCCGCCTGCACCCCATGGGCGACCAGGGCCAGGGCATCGTCCACGTCATCGGCCCGCAGCTGGGCCTCACCCAGCCGGGCGCGACCGTCGTCTGCGGCGACTCCCACACGAGCACCCACGGCGCCTTCGGTGCGCTCGCCTTCGGCATCGGCACCAGCGAGGTCGAGCACGTCCTGGCCACGCAGACCCTGCCGCTCAAGCCGTTCAAGACGATGGCCATCACCGTCGAGGGCGAGCTGCCCGACGGCGTCACGGCGAAGGACATCATCCTCGCGGTCATCGCGAAGATCGGGACCGGCGGGGGCCAGGGCCACGTCCTGGAGTACCGCGGCGAGGCGATCCGCGCGCTCTCCATGGAGGGCCGCATGACCATCTGCAACATGTCGATCGAGGCCGGGGCCCGCGCCGGCATGATCGCCCCCGACGAGACGACCTTCGCCTACCTGCAGGGCCGTCCGCACGCTCCGCAGGGCGCGGACTGGGACGCCGCGGTGGAGAGCTGGCGCCAGCTCGTCACCGACGACGACGCCGTCTTCGACCGCGAGGTCGTGCTGCAGGCCGCGGACCTCGCGCCGTTCGTCACCTGGGGCACCAACCCGGGCCAGGGCCTGCCGCTGTCCGCCAGCGTCCCGGACCCGGCCGACTTCACCGACGAGCAGCAGCGCCAGGCCGCCCAGCGGGCGCTGGACTACATGGGCCTGCAGCCCGGCACCCCGCTGCGCGAGATCGCCGTGGACACGGTGTTCCTCGGCTCGTGCACCAACGGGCGCATCGAGGACCTCCGCGCTGCAGCGCAGGTCCTCGAGGGCCGGCGCGTGGCCGACGGCGTCCGGATGCTGGTCGTCCCGGGGTCGGTCCTCGTCAAGCAGCAGGCCGAGGAGGAGGGGCTGGACCGCGTGTTCTCCGCCGCTGGAGCCGAGTGGCGCGGGGCGGGGTGCTCGATGTGCCTCGCCATGAACCCCGACAAGCTCGCTCCCGGTGAGCGCAGCGCCTCGACGAGCAACCGCAACTTCGAGGGCCGCCAGGGGGCCGGGGGCCGTACGCACCTCGTCTCCCCGCAGGTGGCGGCGGCGACGGCGGTCACCGGGCGACTGGCCGCACCGGCCGACCTCCAGCCGGCGCCCGTCCCCGTCGGCGCCTGA
- a CDS encoding collagen-like triple helix repeat-containing protein: protein MRNSLVVPALVTTALVVGSGVAAATSRTPALTKVCVSTKTHAVTAPVRNRCAKGTTLETVGTSAKPGPSGPAGPAGPAGVPGPQGVPGPQGSRGPVGSPGPTGSPGPKGDPGLTSRRVVTQPDPLPAGQSISINANCLGTNEVAVGGGGQTNGLGTISDSYPNGATTWTSVMKNTSSVTITVTAYAVCVTLAAS, encoded by the coding sequence ATGAGGAACTCGCTCGTCGTGCCCGCCCTCGTCACCACCGCGCTCGTCGTCGGCAGCGGCGTGGCGGCGGCCACGTCGCGCACCCCCGCGCTCACGAAGGTCTGCGTGAGCACGAAGACCCACGCGGTCACCGCCCCCGTCCGCAACCGCTGCGCGAAGGGCACCACGCTCGAGACGGTCGGCACGAGCGCCAAGCCCGGCCCGAGCGGGCCGGCGGGGCCCGCGGGTCCTGCAGGAGTCCCGGGGCCGCAGGGCGTGCCGGGACCGCAGGGGAGCCGCGGACCGGTCGGCTCGCCCGGGCCCACGGGGTCGCCCGGCCCCAAGGGCGACCCCGGTCTCACGAGCCGGCGCGTCGTCACCCAGCCCGACCCGCTGCCGGCCGGGCAGTCCATCAGCATCAACGCCAACTGCCTCGGCACCAACGAGGTGGCGGTCGGTGGTGGCGGGCAGACCAACGGCCTCGGCACGATCTCGGACTCGTACCCCAACGGTGCGACGACCTGGACCAGCGTCATGAAGAACACCTCGAGCGTGACCATCACGGTGACCGCGTACGCCGTCTGCGTCACCCTCGCCGCCTCCTGA
- a CDS encoding HAD family hydrolase, whose product MARVTAVLFDVDDTLVDHSGAVVRGFLAKLGSVLPDLDAEIQQRAVEEWRRLEELHYTRYLAGELTWQGQRRERVRDVLRWLELPEVSDEQLDAWFEGYRQAFDATTEVFADTLETLDALGVPTGVISNNETANLLAKLSRVGLGERFDVVLCPAEGGLPAKPHPEAFLAGCRQLGSDPATTAYVGDRLRTDAVGARDAGLVGVWLDRRGRERELPAGVVRIGALPELLALVG is encoded by the coding sequence ATGGCCCGCGTCACGGCGGTCCTGTTCGACGTCGACGACACCCTCGTCGACCACAGCGGGGCCGTCGTCCGCGGCTTCCTCGCCAAGCTCGGCTCGGTGCTCCCCGACCTCGACGCGGAGATCCAGCAGCGCGCCGTCGAGGAGTGGCGGCGGCTGGAGGAGCTGCACTACACGCGCTACCTCGCGGGCGAGCTGACGTGGCAGGGGCAGCGCCGCGAGCGCGTCCGCGACGTCCTGCGCTGGCTCGAGCTGCCCGAGGTGAGCGACGAGCAGCTCGACGCGTGGTTCGAGGGCTACCGGCAGGCGTTCGACGCGACGACGGAGGTCTTCGCCGACACCCTCGAGACCCTCGACGCGCTCGGCGTCCCCACGGGCGTCATCAGCAACAACGAGACGGCCAACCTGCTGGCCAAGCTCTCGCGCGTCGGGCTCGGCGAGCGGTTCGATGTCGTGCTGTGCCCCGCGGAGGGCGGGCTGCCCGCCAAGCCGCACCCGGAGGCCTTCCTCGCCGGCTGCCGGCAGCTGGGGAGCGACCCGGCCACCACCGCGTACGTCGGGGACCGGCTGCGCACCGACGCCGTCGGCGCCCGCGACGCCGGGCTCGTCGGGGTGTGGCTCGACCGGCGCGGCCGGGAGCGCGAGCTGCCCGCGGGTGTCGTCCGGATCGGCGCGCTGCCCGAGCTGCTGGCCCTCGTCGGCTGA
- a CDS encoding 3-isopropylmalate dehydrogenase → MTQTYRIATIPGDGIGPEVVAQATKVLDAVLASEGASAAYTEYDLGARRYHATGETLPDKVLEELRGVDAILLGAVGDPSVPSGVLERGLLLRLRFELDHYVNLRPSKLFEGSTTPLAGNPSIDFVVVREGTEGPYVGNGGAIRVGTPHEVANEVSVNTAYGVERVVRDAFRRAQARERKHLTLVHKNNVLVHAGHLWSRTVAAVAPEFPDVTTDYLHVDAATIFMVTRPERFDVIVTDNLFGDILTDLAAAVTGGIGLAASGNVNPDRTAPSMFEPVHGSAPDIAGKGIADPTAAILSVALLLEHLGHADAARRIEAAVAADVAERGSTQRSTDEVGAAILGRLA, encoded by the coding sequence GGCGAGCGCGGCATACACGGAGTACGACCTGGGCGCCCGCCGCTACCACGCGACCGGCGAGACGCTGCCGGACAAGGTGCTCGAGGAGCTGCGCGGCGTCGACGCGATCCTGCTCGGTGCGGTCGGCGACCCGAGCGTCCCGAGCGGCGTGCTCGAGCGCGGCCTGCTGCTGCGCCTGCGCTTCGAGCTCGACCACTACGTGAACCTGCGCCCCAGCAAGCTGTTCGAGGGCTCCACCACTCCGCTCGCCGGCAACCCGAGCATCGACTTCGTCGTCGTGCGCGAGGGCACCGAGGGGCCGTACGTCGGCAACGGCGGCGCGATCCGCGTCGGCACGCCGCACGAGGTGGCCAACGAGGTCAGCGTCAACACGGCGTACGGCGTGGAGCGCGTCGTCCGCGACGCCTTCCGCCGGGCCCAGGCCCGCGAGCGCAAGCACCTCACGCTGGTGCACAAGAACAACGTGCTCGTGCACGCCGGCCACCTGTGGTCGCGCACGGTCGCGGCGGTCGCGCCGGAGTTCCCCGACGTCACGACGGACTACCTGCACGTCGATGCCGCCACGATCTTCATGGTGACCAGGCCCGAGCGCTTCGACGTCATCGTCACCGACAACCTCTTCGGCGACATCCTCACCGACCTCGCCGCCGCGGTCACCGGTGGCATCGGCCTCGCGGCCAGCGGCAACGTCAACCCGGACCGTACGGCGCCCAGCATGTTCGAGCCGGTCCACGGCTCCGCGCCCGACATCGCGGGCAAGGGGATCGCCGACCCGACCGCCGCGATCCTGTCGGTCGCGCTGCTGCTCGAGCACCTGGGGCACGCCGACGCCGCCCGCCGGATCGAGGCCGCCGTCGCCGCCGACGTCGCCGAGCGGGGCAGCACCCAGCGCAGCACCGACGAGGTGGGCGCGGCGATCCTCGGCCGGCTGGCCTAG